The following coding sequences lie in one Xiphias gladius isolate SHS-SW01 ecotype Sanya breed wild chromosome 24, ASM1685928v1, whole genome shotgun sequence genomic window:
- the LOC120786048 gene encoding uncharacterized protein LOC120786048 isoform X4, with translation MEDTTSILPRLKRKSTNAYGIGALAKSSLSGVSGVTRSMKDKVTKPTAMAQGRVAHMIEWQSWGKPSAGPPGGAGRTNLQREKERRMENDAYSDLSDGEKEARFAAGIMQQFAISEATLFGWNSLDGESMGAGSNQGSVAHLSEVNQESITSRDQVLHHSSADVWPHTYVSQGMYCLSSSDAWDPITSQPSGVASPAAGSYIMASGGSNGAGGTPGEGYEGTVGGYLQQHQAQLALQQQSQLQQLHQLHHYQQQLLQYQQQQQSMEHRLHSASHSLQATPNSTIHSLGPPTHPRLADLWGAAQVEAHQVEIAGQLGGQMAEMVGGVVETVGEEPEPESKGIPEQHEEEEEELTKVEEVTLTLEPEPCSLTPSPLREEAPSTRGSSPGLPAQTAESMAERIPFEVTPCVVQSLEEKDEEAEEGSIVVVATN, from the exons ATGGAGGACACTACTTCCATTCTGCCTCGTCTCAAGAGGAAGTCCACCAACGCCTATGGGATCGGTGCTCTGGCTAAGTCCTCTCTGTCAGGTGtgtcag GTGTGACTCGCTCCATGAAGGACAAAGTGACCAAGCCCACTGCCATGGCCCAGGGTCGCGTTGCTCACATGATCGAGTGGCAGAGCTGGGGCAAACCGTCCGCGGGGCCCCCGGGAGGTGCGGGACGTACCAacctgcagagggaaaaggagaggcgGATGGAGAACGACGCTTACAGCGACCTTAGCGATGGCGAGAAGGAGGCTCGCTTTGCCGCAG gcatCATGCAGCAGTTTGCCATCTCTGAGGCGACTCTGTTTGGCTGGAACTCGCTGGACGGGGAGAGTATGGGAGCCGGCTCCAACCAGGGCAGCGTTGCTCACCTTAGTGAGGTCAACCAGGAGAGCATCACCAGCAGAG ACCAGGTGCTCCACCACTCCTCTGCGGATGTCTGGCCTCACACTTACGTCTCACAGGGCATGTACTGCCTGTCGTCCTCTGACGCCTGGGACCCAATCACCAGCCAGCCCTCGGGCGTGGCCTCACCTGCTGCAGGCTCCTACATCATGGCTTCTG GCGGCAGCAACGGAGCGGGCGGTACACCTGGTGAGGGGTACGAGGGGACGGTAGGTGGTTACCTCCAGCAGCACCAGGCTCAACTCgccctgcagcagcagagccaaCTCCAACAGCTCCATCAGCTCCACCACTaccagcagcagcttctgcagtaccaacaacaacaacag TCCATGGAGCACAGGCTACACAGTGCCTCCCATTCCCTCCAAGCCACTCCCAACAGCACCATCCACAGCCTCggcccccccacccaccctcgGCTAGCCGACCTGTGGGGAGCTGCGCAGGTCGAGGCACACCAG GTGGAGATCGCCGGGCAGCTGGGTGGACAAATGGCTGAAATGGTCGGAGGAGTGGTGGAGACAGTTGGGGAGGAGCCAGAGCCCGAGTCTAAAGGCATCCCTGAGCAgcatgaagaggaagaagaggagctgACGAAG GTAGAAGAGGTAACATTAACCTTAGAGCCGGAGCCGTGCTCTTTGACCCCGTCCCCGCTGAGGGAGGAGGCCCCCTCGACCAGAGGTTCAAGCCCAGGACTGCCAGCACAGACCGCCGAATCCATGGCGGAGAGGATACCGTTCGAAGTCACGCCCTGCGTCGTCCAATCGCTGGAGGAGAAGGATGAAGAAGCGGAGGAGGGCTCCATTGTCGTTGTTGCGACCAACTGA
- the LOC120786048 gene encoding uncharacterized protein LOC120786048 isoform X1 has translation MGCIGSRAITVDAVPVRKDGDQHGRAEFSWEGINLSMEDTTSILPRLKRKSTNAYGIGALAKSSLSGVSGVTRSMKDKVTKPTAMAQGRVAHMIEWQSWGKPSAGPPGGAGRTNLQREKERRMENDAYSDLSDGEKEARFAAGIMQQFAISEATLFGWNSLDGESMGAGSNQGSVAHLSEVNQESITSRDQVLHHSSADVWPHTYVSQGMYCLSSSDAWDPITSQPSGVASPAAGSYIMASGGSNGAGGTPGEGYEGTVGGYLQQHQAQLALQQQSQLQQLHQLHHYQQQLLQYQQQQQSMEHRLHSASHSLQATPNSTIHSLGPPTHPRLADLWGAAQVEAHQVEIAGQLGGQMAEMVGGVVETVGEEPEPESKGIPEQHEEEEEELTKVEEVTLTLEPEPCSLTPSPLREEAPSTRGSSPGLPAQTAESMAERIPFEVTPCVVQSLEEKDEEAEEGSIVVVATN, from the exons CATGGCCGTGCCGAGTTTTCCTGGGAAGGAATCAAT TTGTCCATGGAGGACACTACTTCCATTCTGCCTCGTCTCAAGAGGAAGTCCACCAACGCCTATGGGATCGGTGCTCTGGCTAAGTCCTCTCTGTCAGGTGtgtcag GTGTGACTCGCTCCATGAAGGACAAAGTGACCAAGCCCACTGCCATGGCCCAGGGTCGCGTTGCTCACATGATCGAGTGGCAGAGCTGGGGCAAACCGTCCGCGGGGCCCCCGGGAGGTGCGGGACGTACCAacctgcagagggaaaaggagaggcgGATGGAGAACGACGCTTACAGCGACCTTAGCGATGGCGAGAAGGAGGCTCGCTTTGCCGCAG gcatCATGCAGCAGTTTGCCATCTCTGAGGCGACTCTGTTTGGCTGGAACTCGCTGGACGGGGAGAGTATGGGAGCCGGCTCCAACCAGGGCAGCGTTGCTCACCTTAGTGAGGTCAACCAGGAGAGCATCACCAGCAGAG ACCAGGTGCTCCACCACTCCTCTGCGGATGTCTGGCCTCACACTTACGTCTCACAGGGCATGTACTGCCTGTCGTCCTCTGACGCCTGGGACCCAATCACCAGCCAGCCCTCGGGCGTGGCCTCACCTGCTGCAGGCTCCTACATCATGGCTTCTG GCGGCAGCAACGGAGCGGGCGGTACACCTGGTGAGGGGTACGAGGGGACGGTAGGTGGTTACCTCCAGCAGCACCAGGCTCAACTCgccctgcagcagcagagccaaCTCCAACAGCTCCATCAGCTCCACCACTaccagcagcagcttctgcagtaccaacaacaacaacag TCCATGGAGCACAGGCTACACAGTGCCTCCCATTCCCTCCAAGCCACTCCCAACAGCACCATCCACAGCCTCggcccccccacccaccctcgGCTAGCCGACCTGTGGGGAGCTGCGCAGGTCGAGGCACACCAG GTGGAGATCGCCGGGCAGCTGGGTGGACAAATGGCTGAAATGGTCGGAGGAGTGGTGGAGACAGTTGGGGAGGAGCCAGAGCCCGAGTCTAAAGGCATCCCTGAGCAgcatgaagaggaagaagaggagctgACGAAG GTAGAAGAGGTAACATTAACCTTAGAGCCGGAGCCGTGCTCTTTGACCCCGTCCCCGCTGAGGGAGGAGGCCCCCTCGACCAGAGGTTCAAGCCCAGGACTGCCAGCACAGACCGCCGAATCCATGGCGGAGAGGATACCGTTCGAAGTCACGCCCTGCGTCGTCCAATCGCTGGAGGAGAAGGATGAAGAAGCGGAGGAGGGCTCCATTGTCGTTGTTGCGACCAACTGA
- the LOC120786048 gene encoding uncharacterized protein LOC120786048 isoform X7, with the protein MAETKQLGGCGAGTERWGSGVTRSMKDKVTKPTAMAQGRVAHMIEWQSWGKPSAGPPGGAGRTNLQREKERRMENDAYSDLSDGEKEARFAAGIMQQFAISEATLFGWNSLDGESMGAGSNQGSVAHLSEVNQESITSRDQVLHHSSADVWPHTYVSQGMYCLSSSDAWDPITSQPSGVASPAAGSYIMASGGSNGAGGTPGEGYEGTVGGYLQQHQAQLALQQQSQLQQLHQLHHYQQQLLQYQQQQQSMEHRLHSASHSLQATPNSTIHSLGPPTHPRLADLWGAAQVEAHQVEIAGQLGGQMAEMVGGVVETVGEEPEPESKGIPEQHEEEEEELTKVEEVTLTLEPEPCSLTPSPLREEAPSTRGSSPGLPAQTAESMAERIPFEVTPCVVQSLEEKDEEAEEGSIVVVATN; encoded by the exons GTGTGACTCGCTCCATGAAGGACAAAGTGACCAAGCCCACTGCCATGGCCCAGGGTCGCGTTGCTCACATGATCGAGTGGCAGAGCTGGGGCAAACCGTCCGCGGGGCCCCCGGGAGGTGCGGGACGTACCAacctgcagagggaaaaggagaggcgGATGGAGAACGACGCTTACAGCGACCTTAGCGATGGCGAGAAGGAGGCTCGCTTTGCCGCAG gcatCATGCAGCAGTTTGCCATCTCTGAGGCGACTCTGTTTGGCTGGAACTCGCTGGACGGGGAGAGTATGGGAGCCGGCTCCAACCAGGGCAGCGTTGCTCACCTTAGTGAGGTCAACCAGGAGAGCATCACCAGCAGAG ACCAGGTGCTCCACCACTCCTCTGCGGATGTCTGGCCTCACACTTACGTCTCACAGGGCATGTACTGCCTGTCGTCCTCTGACGCCTGGGACCCAATCACCAGCCAGCCCTCGGGCGTGGCCTCACCTGCTGCAGGCTCCTACATCATGGCTTCTG GCGGCAGCAACGGAGCGGGCGGTACACCTGGTGAGGGGTACGAGGGGACGGTAGGTGGTTACCTCCAGCAGCACCAGGCTCAACTCgccctgcagcagcagagccaaCTCCAACAGCTCCATCAGCTCCACCACTaccagcagcagcttctgcagtaccaacaacaacaacag TCCATGGAGCACAGGCTACACAGTGCCTCCCATTCCCTCCAAGCCACTCCCAACAGCACCATCCACAGCCTCggcccccccacccaccctcgGCTAGCCGACCTGTGGGGAGCTGCGCAGGTCGAGGCACACCAG GTGGAGATCGCCGGGCAGCTGGGTGGACAAATGGCTGAAATGGTCGGAGGAGTGGTGGAGACAGTTGGGGAGGAGCCAGAGCCCGAGTCTAAAGGCATCCCTGAGCAgcatgaagaggaagaagaggagctgACGAAG GTAGAAGAGGTAACATTAACCTTAGAGCCGGAGCCGTGCTCTTTGACCCCGTCCCCGCTGAGGGAGGAGGCCCCCTCGACCAGAGGTTCAAGCCCAGGACTGCCAGCACAGACCGCCGAATCCATGGCGGAGAGGATACCGTTCGAAGTCACGCCCTGCGTCGTCCAATCGCTGGAGGAGAAGGATGAAGAAGCGGAGGAGGGCTCCATTGTCGTTGTTGCGACCAACTGA
- the LOC120786048 gene encoding protein FAM131B-like isoform X6: protein MGCIGSRAITVDAVPVRKDGDQHGRAEFSWEGINLSMEDTTSILPRLKRKSTNAYGIGALAKSSLSGVSGVTRSMKDKVTKPTAMAQGRVAHMIEWQSWGKPSAGPPGGAGRTNLQREKERRMENDAYSDLSDGEKEARFAAGIMQQFAISEATLFGWNSLDGESMGAGSNQGSVAHLSEVNQESITSRDQVLHHSSADVWPHTYVSQGMYCLSSSDAWDPITSQPSGVASPAAGSYIMASGGSNGAGGTPGEGYEGTVGGYLQQHQAQLALQQQSQLQQLHQLHHYQQQLLQYQQQQQVEIAGQLGGQMAEMVGGVVETVGEEPEPESKGIPEQHEEEEEELTKVEEVTLTLEPEPCSLTPSPLREEAPSTRGSSPGLPAQTAESMAERIPFEVTPCVVQSLEEKDEEAEEGSIVVVATN from the exons CATGGCCGTGCCGAGTTTTCCTGGGAAGGAATCAAT TTGTCCATGGAGGACACTACTTCCATTCTGCCTCGTCTCAAGAGGAAGTCCACCAACGCCTATGGGATCGGTGCTCTGGCTAAGTCCTCTCTGTCAGGTGtgtcag GTGTGACTCGCTCCATGAAGGACAAAGTGACCAAGCCCACTGCCATGGCCCAGGGTCGCGTTGCTCACATGATCGAGTGGCAGAGCTGGGGCAAACCGTCCGCGGGGCCCCCGGGAGGTGCGGGACGTACCAacctgcagagggaaaaggagaggcgGATGGAGAACGACGCTTACAGCGACCTTAGCGATGGCGAGAAGGAGGCTCGCTTTGCCGCAG gcatCATGCAGCAGTTTGCCATCTCTGAGGCGACTCTGTTTGGCTGGAACTCGCTGGACGGGGAGAGTATGGGAGCCGGCTCCAACCAGGGCAGCGTTGCTCACCTTAGTGAGGTCAACCAGGAGAGCATCACCAGCAGAG ACCAGGTGCTCCACCACTCCTCTGCGGATGTCTGGCCTCACACTTACGTCTCACAGGGCATGTACTGCCTGTCGTCCTCTGACGCCTGGGACCCAATCACCAGCCAGCCCTCGGGCGTGGCCTCACCTGCTGCAGGCTCCTACATCATGGCTTCTG GCGGCAGCAACGGAGCGGGCGGTACACCTGGTGAGGGGTACGAGGGGACGGTAGGTGGTTACCTCCAGCAGCACCAGGCTCAACTCgccctgcagcagcagagccaaCTCCAACAGCTCCATCAGCTCCACCACTaccagcagcagcttctgcagtaccaacaacaacaacag GTGGAGATCGCCGGGCAGCTGGGTGGACAAATGGCTGAAATGGTCGGAGGAGTGGTGGAGACAGTTGGGGAGGAGCCAGAGCCCGAGTCTAAAGGCATCCCTGAGCAgcatgaagaggaagaagaggagctgACGAAG GTAGAAGAGGTAACATTAACCTTAGAGCCGGAGCCGTGCTCTTTGACCCCGTCCCCGCTGAGGGAGGAGGCCCCCTCGACCAGAGGTTCAAGCCCAGGACTGCCAGCACAGACCGCCGAATCCATGGCGGAGAGGATACCGTTCGAAGTCACGCCCTGCGTCGTCCAATCGCTGGAGGAGAAGGATGAAGAAGCGGAGGAGGGCTCCATTGTCGTTGTTGCGACCAACTGA
- the LOC120786048 gene encoding uncharacterized protein LOC120786048 isoform X8, with translation MKDKVTKPTAMAQGRVAHMIEWQSWGKPSAGPPGGAGRTNLQREKERRMENDAYSDLSDGEKEARFAAGIMQQFAISEATLFGWNSLDGESMGAGSNQGSVAHLSEVNQESITSRDQVLHHSSADVWPHTYVSQGMYCLSSSDAWDPITSQPSGVASPAAGSYIMASGGSNGAGGTPGEGYEGTVGGYLQQHQAQLALQQQSQLQQLHQLHHYQQQLLQYQQQQQSMEHRLHSASHSLQATPNSTIHSLGPPTHPRLADLWGAAQVEAHQVEIAGQLGGQMAEMVGGVVETVGEEPEPESKGIPEQHEEEEEELTKVEEVTLTLEPEPCSLTPSPLREEAPSTRGSSPGLPAQTAESMAERIPFEVTPCVVQSLEEKDEEAEEGSIVVVATN, from the exons ATGAAGGACAAAGTGACCAAGCCCACTGCCATGGCCCAGGGTCGCGTTGCTCACATGATCGAGTGGCAGAGCTGGGGCAAACCGTCCGCGGGGCCCCCGGGAGGTGCGGGACGTACCAacctgcagagggaaaaggagaggcgGATGGAGAACGACGCTTACAGCGACCTTAGCGATGGCGAGAAGGAGGCTCGCTTTGCCGCAG gcatCATGCAGCAGTTTGCCATCTCTGAGGCGACTCTGTTTGGCTGGAACTCGCTGGACGGGGAGAGTATGGGAGCCGGCTCCAACCAGGGCAGCGTTGCTCACCTTAGTGAGGTCAACCAGGAGAGCATCACCAGCAGAG ACCAGGTGCTCCACCACTCCTCTGCGGATGTCTGGCCTCACACTTACGTCTCACAGGGCATGTACTGCCTGTCGTCCTCTGACGCCTGGGACCCAATCACCAGCCAGCCCTCGGGCGTGGCCTCACCTGCTGCAGGCTCCTACATCATGGCTTCTG GCGGCAGCAACGGAGCGGGCGGTACACCTGGTGAGGGGTACGAGGGGACGGTAGGTGGTTACCTCCAGCAGCACCAGGCTCAACTCgccctgcagcagcagagccaaCTCCAACAGCTCCATCAGCTCCACCACTaccagcagcagcttctgcagtaccaacaacaacaacag TCCATGGAGCACAGGCTACACAGTGCCTCCCATTCCCTCCAAGCCACTCCCAACAGCACCATCCACAGCCTCggcccccccacccaccctcgGCTAGCCGACCTGTGGGGAGCTGCGCAGGTCGAGGCACACCAG GTGGAGATCGCCGGGCAGCTGGGTGGACAAATGGCTGAAATGGTCGGAGGAGTGGTGGAGACAGTTGGGGAGGAGCCAGAGCCCGAGTCTAAAGGCATCCCTGAGCAgcatgaagaggaagaagaggagctgACGAAG GTAGAAGAGGTAACATTAACCTTAGAGCCGGAGCCGTGCTCTTTGACCCCGTCCCCGCTGAGGGAGGAGGCCCCCTCGACCAGAGGTTCAAGCCCAGGACTGCCAGCACAGACCGCCGAATCCATGGCGGAGAGGATACCGTTCGAAGTCACGCCCTGCGTCGTCCAATCGCTGGAGGAGAAGGATGAAGAAGCGGAGGAGGGCTCCATTGTCGTTGTTGCGACCAACTGA
- the LOC120786048 gene encoding uncharacterized protein LOC120786048 isoform X3 yields MGCIGSRAITVDAVPVRKDGDQLSMEDTTSILPRLKRKSTNAYGIGALAKSSLSGVSGVTRSMKDKVTKPTAMAQGRVAHMIEWQSWGKPSAGPPGGAGRTNLQREKERRMENDAYSDLSDGEKEARFAAGIMQQFAISEATLFGWNSLDGESMGAGSNQGSVAHLSEVNQESITSRDQVLHHSSADVWPHTYVSQGMYCLSSSDAWDPITSQPSGVASPAAGSYIMASGGSNGAGGTPGEGYEGTVGGYLQQHQAQLALQQQSQLQQLHQLHHYQQQLLQYQQQQQSMEHRLHSASHSLQATPNSTIHSLGPPTHPRLADLWGAAQVEAHQVEIAGQLGGQMAEMVGGVVETVGEEPEPESKGIPEQHEEEEEELTKVEEVTLTLEPEPCSLTPSPLREEAPSTRGSSPGLPAQTAESMAERIPFEVTPCVVQSLEEKDEEAEEGSIVVVATN; encoded by the exons TTGTCCATGGAGGACACTACTTCCATTCTGCCTCGTCTCAAGAGGAAGTCCACCAACGCCTATGGGATCGGTGCTCTGGCTAAGTCCTCTCTGTCAGGTGtgtcag GTGTGACTCGCTCCATGAAGGACAAAGTGACCAAGCCCACTGCCATGGCCCAGGGTCGCGTTGCTCACATGATCGAGTGGCAGAGCTGGGGCAAACCGTCCGCGGGGCCCCCGGGAGGTGCGGGACGTACCAacctgcagagggaaaaggagaggcgGATGGAGAACGACGCTTACAGCGACCTTAGCGATGGCGAGAAGGAGGCTCGCTTTGCCGCAG gcatCATGCAGCAGTTTGCCATCTCTGAGGCGACTCTGTTTGGCTGGAACTCGCTGGACGGGGAGAGTATGGGAGCCGGCTCCAACCAGGGCAGCGTTGCTCACCTTAGTGAGGTCAACCAGGAGAGCATCACCAGCAGAG ACCAGGTGCTCCACCACTCCTCTGCGGATGTCTGGCCTCACACTTACGTCTCACAGGGCATGTACTGCCTGTCGTCCTCTGACGCCTGGGACCCAATCACCAGCCAGCCCTCGGGCGTGGCCTCACCTGCTGCAGGCTCCTACATCATGGCTTCTG GCGGCAGCAACGGAGCGGGCGGTACACCTGGTGAGGGGTACGAGGGGACGGTAGGTGGTTACCTCCAGCAGCACCAGGCTCAACTCgccctgcagcagcagagccaaCTCCAACAGCTCCATCAGCTCCACCACTaccagcagcagcttctgcagtaccaacaacaacaacag TCCATGGAGCACAGGCTACACAGTGCCTCCCATTCCCTCCAAGCCACTCCCAACAGCACCATCCACAGCCTCggcccccccacccaccctcgGCTAGCCGACCTGTGGGGAGCTGCGCAGGTCGAGGCACACCAG GTGGAGATCGCCGGGCAGCTGGGTGGACAAATGGCTGAAATGGTCGGAGGAGTGGTGGAGACAGTTGGGGAGGAGCCAGAGCCCGAGTCTAAAGGCATCCCTGAGCAgcatgaagaggaagaagaggagctgACGAAG GTAGAAGAGGTAACATTAACCTTAGAGCCGGAGCCGTGCTCTTTGACCCCGTCCCCGCTGAGGGAGGAGGCCCCCTCGACCAGAGGTTCAAGCCCAGGACTGCCAGCACAGACCGCCGAATCCATGGCGGAGAGGATACCGTTCGAAGTCACGCCCTGCGTCGTCCAATCGCTGGAGGAGAAGGATGAAGAAGCGGAGGAGGGCTCCATTGTCGTTGTTGCGACCAACTGA
- the LOC120786048 gene encoding uncharacterized protein LOC120786048 isoform X2, translated as MGCIGSRAITVDAVPVRKDGDQHGRAEFSWEGINLSMEDTTSILPRLKRKSTNAYGIGALAKSSLSGVTRSMKDKVTKPTAMAQGRVAHMIEWQSWGKPSAGPPGGAGRTNLQREKERRMENDAYSDLSDGEKEARFAAGIMQQFAISEATLFGWNSLDGESMGAGSNQGSVAHLSEVNQESITSRDQVLHHSSADVWPHTYVSQGMYCLSSSDAWDPITSQPSGVASPAAGSYIMASGGSNGAGGTPGEGYEGTVGGYLQQHQAQLALQQQSQLQQLHQLHHYQQQLLQYQQQQQSMEHRLHSASHSLQATPNSTIHSLGPPTHPRLADLWGAAQVEAHQVEIAGQLGGQMAEMVGGVVETVGEEPEPESKGIPEQHEEEEEELTKVEEVTLTLEPEPCSLTPSPLREEAPSTRGSSPGLPAQTAESMAERIPFEVTPCVVQSLEEKDEEAEEGSIVVVATN; from the exons CATGGCCGTGCCGAGTTTTCCTGGGAAGGAATCAAT TTGTCCATGGAGGACACTACTTCCATTCTGCCTCGTCTCAAGAGGAAGTCCACCAACGCCTATGGGATCGGTGCTCTGGCTAAGTCCTCTCTGTCAG GTGTGACTCGCTCCATGAAGGACAAAGTGACCAAGCCCACTGCCATGGCCCAGGGTCGCGTTGCTCACATGATCGAGTGGCAGAGCTGGGGCAAACCGTCCGCGGGGCCCCCGGGAGGTGCGGGACGTACCAacctgcagagggaaaaggagaggcgGATGGAGAACGACGCTTACAGCGACCTTAGCGATGGCGAGAAGGAGGCTCGCTTTGCCGCAG gcatCATGCAGCAGTTTGCCATCTCTGAGGCGACTCTGTTTGGCTGGAACTCGCTGGACGGGGAGAGTATGGGAGCCGGCTCCAACCAGGGCAGCGTTGCTCACCTTAGTGAGGTCAACCAGGAGAGCATCACCAGCAGAG ACCAGGTGCTCCACCACTCCTCTGCGGATGTCTGGCCTCACACTTACGTCTCACAGGGCATGTACTGCCTGTCGTCCTCTGACGCCTGGGACCCAATCACCAGCCAGCCCTCGGGCGTGGCCTCACCTGCTGCAGGCTCCTACATCATGGCTTCTG GCGGCAGCAACGGAGCGGGCGGTACACCTGGTGAGGGGTACGAGGGGACGGTAGGTGGTTACCTCCAGCAGCACCAGGCTCAACTCgccctgcagcagcagagccaaCTCCAACAGCTCCATCAGCTCCACCACTaccagcagcagcttctgcagtaccaacaacaacaacag TCCATGGAGCACAGGCTACACAGTGCCTCCCATTCCCTCCAAGCCACTCCCAACAGCACCATCCACAGCCTCggcccccccacccaccctcgGCTAGCCGACCTGTGGGGAGCTGCGCAGGTCGAGGCACACCAG GTGGAGATCGCCGGGCAGCTGGGTGGACAAATGGCTGAAATGGTCGGAGGAGTGGTGGAGACAGTTGGGGAGGAGCCAGAGCCCGAGTCTAAAGGCATCCCTGAGCAgcatgaagaggaagaagaggagctgACGAAG GTAGAAGAGGTAACATTAACCTTAGAGCCGGAGCCGTGCTCTTTGACCCCGTCCCCGCTGAGGGAGGAGGCCCCCTCGACCAGAGGTTCAAGCCCAGGACTGCCAGCACAGACCGCCGAATCCATGGCGGAGAGGATACCGTTCGAAGTCACGCCCTGCGTCGTCCAATCGCTGGAGGAGAAGGATGAAGAAGCGGAGGAGGGCTCCATTGTCGTTGTTGCGACCAACTGA
- the LOC120786048 gene encoding uncharacterized protein LOC120786048 isoform X5, whose protein sequence is MAETKQLGGCGAGTERWGSAWPCRVFLGRNQCVTRSMKDKVTKPTAMAQGRVAHMIEWQSWGKPSAGPPGGAGRTNLQREKERRMENDAYSDLSDGEKEARFAAGIMQQFAISEATLFGWNSLDGESMGAGSNQGSVAHLSEVNQESITSRDQVLHHSSADVWPHTYVSQGMYCLSSSDAWDPITSQPSGVASPAAGSYIMASGGSNGAGGTPGEGYEGTVGGYLQQHQAQLALQQQSQLQQLHQLHHYQQQLLQYQQQQQSMEHRLHSASHSLQATPNSTIHSLGPPTHPRLADLWGAAQVEAHQVEIAGQLGGQMAEMVGGVVETVGEEPEPESKGIPEQHEEEEEELTKVEEVTLTLEPEPCSLTPSPLREEAPSTRGSSPGLPAQTAESMAERIPFEVTPCVVQSLEEKDEEAEEGSIVVVATN, encoded by the exons CATGGCCGTGCCGAGTTTTCCTGGGAAGGAATCAAT GTGTGACTCGCTCCATGAAGGACAAAGTGACCAAGCCCACTGCCATGGCCCAGGGTCGCGTTGCTCACATGATCGAGTGGCAGAGCTGGGGCAAACCGTCCGCGGGGCCCCCGGGAGGTGCGGGACGTACCAacctgcagagggaaaaggagaggcgGATGGAGAACGACGCTTACAGCGACCTTAGCGATGGCGAGAAGGAGGCTCGCTTTGCCGCAG gcatCATGCAGCAGTTTGCCATCTCTGAGGCGACTCTGTTTGGCTGGAACTCGCTGGACGGGGAGAGTATGGGAGCCGGCTCCAACCAGGGCAGCGTTGCTCACCTTAGTGAGGTCAACCAGGAGAGCATCACCAGCAGAG ACCAGGTGCTCCACCACTCCTCTGCGGATGTCTGGCCTCACACTTACGTCTCACAGGGCATGTACTGCCTGTCGTCCTCTGACGCCTGGGACCCAATCACCAGCCAGCCCTCGGGCGTGGCCTCACCTGCTGCAGGCTCCTACATCATGGCTTCTG GCGGCAGCAACGGAGCGGGCGGTACACCTGGTGAGGGGTACGAGGGGACGGTAGGTGGTTACCTCCAGCAGCACCAGGCTCAACTCgccctgcagcagcagagccaaCTCCAACAGCTCCATCAGCTCCACCACTaccagcagcagcttctgcagtaccaacaacaacaacag TCCATGGAGCACAGGCTACACAGTGCCTCCCATTCCCTCCAAGCCACTCCCAACAGCACCATCCACAGCCTCggcccccccacccaccctcgGCTAGCCGACCTGTGGGGAGCTGCGCAGGTCGAGGCACACCAG GTGGAGATCGCCGGGCAGCTGGGTGGACAAATGGCTGAAATGGTCGGAGGAGTGGTGGAGACAGTTGGGGAGGAGCCAGAGCCCGAGTCTAAAGGCATCCCTGAGCAgcatgaagaggaagaagaggagctgACGAAG GTAGAAGAGGTAACATTAACCTTAGAGCCGGAGCCGTGCTCTTTGACCCCGTCCCCGCTGAGGGAGGAGGCCCCCTCGACCAGAGGTTCAAGCCCAGGACTGCCAGCACAGACCGCCGAATCCATGGCGGAGAGGATACCGTTCGAAGTCACGCCCTGCGTCGTCCAATCGCTGGAGGAGAAGGATGAAGAAGCGGAGGAGGGCTCCATTGTCGTTGTTGCGACCAACTGA